The proteins below come from a single bacterium genomic window:
- a CDS encoding glycine radical domain-containing protein, with translation TPDGRRSRSPLSEGISPVQGTDKNGPTSVIKSASKMDHIKTGGTLLNQKFTPQLLADDEGIAKLAALIRTYFYLGGHHIQFNVVTAETLKAARKDPEKYRDLIVRVAGYSDYFVDLTKELQAEIIKRTEQGAS, from the coding sequence CGACGCCGGATGGCCGCCGCAGCCGTTCGCCATTGTCCGAAGGGATCTCGCCGGTCCAGGGTACGGATAAGAACGGCCCGACCTCGGTAATAAAATCAGCTTCCAAGATGGATCACATAAAGACCGGCGGCACATTGCTGAACCAAAAATTCACGCCCCAGCTCCTGGCTGACGACGAGGGGATCGCGAAGCTTGCCGCCCTGATCCGCACGTATTTTTATCTGGGAGGACATCATATCCAGTTCAATGTGGTGACCGCAGAAACCCTTAAAGCGGCCCGGAAAGATCCCGAAAAATACCGCGACCTGATCGTCCGGGTCGCGGGCTACAGCGATTATTTTGTAGACCTGACAAAAGAATTACAGGCAGAAATAATAAAACGCACCGAGCAGGGTGCGTCATAG